The Henningerozyma blattae CBS 6284 chromosome 7, complete genome region AACAAAAAATGGGTCGTGTGATGCAGACTGCTGCGTTTTCCTTGGCAGAAGTTCAATATGCCACTGGTGAAAACATTGGCTATCAAGTTCAGGAAAGTGTTTCTAATGCCAGATTTAAAGTTAAGGCCCGTCAAGAGAATGTTAGTGGTGTCTACTTACCACAATTTGAATCATATATCGAATCCGAAATAAACGATTTCAAACTAACAGGGTTAGGTCGTGGTGGCCAACAAGTTCAACGTGCTAAGGAAATTTATTCGAAGGCTGTAGAAACTTTAGTAGAATTAGCTTCCTTACAAACTGCATTTATTATCTTGGATGAAGTTATTAAAGTTACTAATAGAAGAGTCAATGCCATCGAACATGTTATTATCCCAAGAACTAAAAATACCATTGACTATATTAATAGTGAACTGGATGAATTAGATAGAGAAGAATTTTATAGATTAAAGAAGGTTCAAGAAAAGAAACAGATTGAAACCGAGAGACT contains the following coding sequences:
- the VMA8 gene encoding H(+)-transporting V1 sector ATPase subunit D (similar to Saccharomyces cerevisiae VMA8 (YEL051W); ancestral locus Anc_5.518); its protein translation is MSGNREQVFPTRMTLGVMKTKLKGANQGYSLLKRKSEALTKRFRDITKRIDDAKQKMGRVMQTAAFSLAEVQYATGENIGYQVQESVSNARFKVKARQENVSGVYLPQFESYIESEINDFKLTGLGRGGQQVQRAKEIYSKAVETLVELASLQTAFIILDEVIKVTNRRVNAIEHVIIPRTKNTIDYINSELDELDREEFYRLKKVQEKKQIETERLDAEMKLKREQMEKEEAEKGINKTTSSAQPATDLVADQEDDVIF